Proteins co-encoded in one Terriglobales bacterium genomic window:
- a CDS encoding SDR family oxidoreductase yields MPDLNGRTAVVTGGSRGIGLGITRELARNGCRVVIAGRDPQALESVIAQLKAEGLSISAKRCDVSDPDQVHEFFHAVRERMGVLDFLVNNAGAAHALTNVDRLAPEEFRRVIDVNLIGTFLCCRAAIPLMSTGAVIVNNLSVAAHQAFAGMAAYNASKAGALALTNVLREELRDKGIRVLALVPGAVDTDIWQQFWPDAPREKMMSVHDVARAVALALSMPPNTSIDEIRMGPASGTL; encoded by the coding sequence ATGCCTGACCTGAACGGAAGAACCGCGGTCGTAACCGGAGGAAGCCGCGGTATCGGATTGGGAATCACGCGCGAGCTTGCCCGCAACGGCTGCCGCGTGGTGATTGCCGGACGCGATCCGCAGGCCCTTGAGTCTGTTATTGCGCAGCTCAAGGCTGAAGGGCTCTCGATTTCCGCCAAGCGTTGCGATGTCTCTGATCCGGATCAGGTACACGAGTTCTTCCATGCCGTGCGCGAGCGTATGGGCGTACTCGACTTCCTCGTCAACAACGCCGGCGCGGCGCACGCGCTGACGAACGTCGATCGGCTCGCGCCGGAAGAGTTTCGGCGCGTAATCGATGTGAATCTTATTGGAACTTTTCTCTGCTGCCGCGCGGCGATCCCGCTGATGAGTACAGGAGCGGTGATTGTGAACAATCTATCCGTAGCAGCACACCAGGCATTCGCAGGAATGGCGGCTTACAACGCCTCCAAGGCTGGCGCGCTGGCTCTTACAAATGTCTTGCGTGAAGAACTCAGAGATAAGGGGATTCGCGTCCTGGCGCTCGTCCCTGGTGCTGTTGATACCGACATCTGGCAGCAGTTCTGGCCCGATGCACCGCGCGAAAAGATGATGTCCGTTCACGACGTAGCACGAGCCGTCGCACTCGCCCTCTCGATGCCGCCGAACACGTCGATTGACGAAATCAGAATGGGACCGGCGAGTGGAACGTTGTGA
- a CDS encoding AAA family ATPase, with amino-acid sequence MLTRLRIQNFKTFGEQVEFDLRPLTLLTGPNGAGKSSALESIGLFAQSTPIPEQPPQVRWSDRHVDLGANGQSAFHKPEQDLHLVLGLEIEAGEHLRSWLRKHNFDADLRAESIGYTVEHRRGTEEWKHHLYLDGELIATNATMPLGRGLIKKGHGSLLEYHSRSALERMFTPAVSGNAVLSPKLFMGTKAIGGDEVDESTQHTFVGFGLYMSFLIACLKQKLFMLGPSRMPVRETPQAENGPLSVGRRGERTIAVLSVLFAHPRHLAQARQIQHWAELFGMRSLTSGWVREELLHAGYLDSDFDTPLGFESAGCGAQQVLPIITQIFAAPKNSTILIEEPEAGLHLESQAHLARMFAESVRLGHQLVMTAHSQGLLEALQGQVSAGTLKPHELAIYDLKKTQAGARLQRRLDEHRHGDGPVAVESTFVPSGRAQKAHA; translated from the coding sequence ATGTTAACCAGACTACGCATCCAGAACTTTAAGACGTTCGGGGAGCAAGTTGAATTTGATCTTCGACCGTTGACCCTCCTAACCGGTCCAAACGGAGCAGGCAAGAGCTCTGCCCTCGAATCCATCGGGCTCTTCGCCCAGAGCACTCCCATTCCGGAACAGCCGCCGCAGGTGCGCTGGAGCGATCGGCATGTCGATTTAGGAGCTAACGGTCAATCGGCATTCCACAAGCCCGAGCAGGATCTCCATTTAGTGCTGGGCCTGGAAATCGAAGCCGGCGAGCATCTCCGCTCCTGGCTGCGCAAACACAATTTTGACGCCGACCTCCGGGCCGAATCGATCGGTTATACGGTCGAACATCGTCGTGGCACCGAAGAGTGGAAGCATCATCTGTATCTCGATGGCGAGTTGATCGCCACTAACGCAACGATGCCGTTGGGCCGTGGACTCATCAAGAAAGGACACGGTTCTTTGCTTGAGTACCACTCGCGCTCGGCTCTGGAACGGATGTTCACGCCCGCCGTCAGCGGTAATGCTGTTCTCTCGCCGAAGCTCTTCATGGGAACTAAAGCGATTGGGGGCGATGAGGTCGATGAGTCGACGCAACATACATTCGTCGGATTCGGCCTGTACATGTCTTTTCTCATTGCTTGCTTGAAGCAGAAGCTTTTCATGCTCGGTCCAAGCCGGATGCCAGTGCGCGAAACTCCTCAGGCGGAGAATGGTCCGCTAAGCGTCGGACGGCGCGGCGAGCGCACCATCGCCGTGCTGTCAGTCCTGTTCGCTCATCCCCGGCACCTTGCCCAGGCACGTCAGATTCAGCATTGGGCCGAGCTCTTCGGAATGAGGTCGCTCACAAGTGGCTGGGTCCGGGAAGAGTTGCTCCACGCCGGATATCTGGATTCAGATTTCGATACGCCGCTCGGTTTTGAATCTGCGGGGTGTGGAGCTCAGCAGGTTCTGCCCATCATCACCCAGATCTTTGCGGCTCCTAAGAACAGCACGATTCTGATCGAAGAGCCGGAAGCGGGGCTGCATCTTGAGTCGCAGGCTCACCTGGCTCGAATGTTCGCCGAGTCGGTCCGACTTGGGCATCAGCTCGTGATGACTGCCCATAGTCAAGGTTTACTTGAAGCTTTACAGGGCCAAGTCTCCGCTGGGACTTTAAAACCTCACGAACTTGCAATCTATGACTTGAAGAAGACACAGGCAGGTGCACGATTACAAAGACGTTTGGATGAACACCGTCACGGCGATGGGCCGGTCGCCGTTGAATCGACTTTCGTGCCGAGCGGGCGAGCGCAGAAGGCTCATGCCTAA
- a CDS encoding ABC transporter permease yields MSSLSSITQDVRDAFRSMRSSIGLTSIAILSLSLAIGGTVAIFSVMYALILRPLPVFQPERLIQITRSNGAPYHPHAVWKGLQDRDGPFSGVLAYYPWDSQFALTSNGQSEQIPGLYVGGSYFETLGVSAIAGRTLTVADDRPGAMPACMISYTLWQREYRQSRAALGQTIILNGHAFEIVGVAPQSFFGLEVGKDPEIFAPLEMQRAFHDYGTWFNGNAKPTLDHSNALVIVGRLKPGVSINQADAWLRVAGVDIYKSFSKSWSGTLDAHPMPAGMSRSYVSDIVLMMMVMAGVALFIACANLGNLLLARATRREGEMATRLALGATRWRVVRQLLVESLVLSIAGTSGGLLLSHWGSRALLPVISSGYLTALDLSWDLKLALFAVGATVVSALLFGLAPAIRASRVPLYSAMQQASATSSGRNRLSNLVLIAVQVAFSIALFDSAGLLVRTLHGLMAKDPGYEANGVLVARVGMKSASNDAHREVVEGSELLNTFRSVPGVISASRTANSSASTPPEIKILQPGGSEHQTRAYRFFVSPDFFATRRTAMLAGRDFSENDNDRSIPVAILSEQAASMWFHGTNPIGLTFHENDDGEDGRAYSVKVVGIARSIDFNGPNYGPLPVFYRPASQCSACAPMGRYEVRFAGPLSDLTKRLQDSATSLDPNLALELHPLSDETRAMVEQNRSVAWMATAFGIFAALLAMIGVYGVTSYATSQRTREIGIRITLGAQPHNTLRMILGESAIAVAIGIAFGIPAARAGAGMIRKLLWGVAPNDFQVFAVAIALMLAVSFLAALLPARHATRIDPIICLRYE; encoded by the coding sequence ATGTCCTCCCTCAGTTCGATCACGCAGGACGTCCGCGACGCATTCCGGTCCATGCGCAGCAGTATCGGGCTAACCTCCATCGCCATCCTGTCTCTCTCGTTAGCAATCGGCGGTACCGTCGCGATCTTTTCGGTGATGTATGCGCTCATCCTGAGGCCGCTGCCGGTGTTTCAGCCGGAGCGACTCATTCAGATAACACGCAGCAACGGAGCGCCTTACCACCCACACGCGGTATGGAAAGGTTTGCAGGACAGAGACGGACCTTTCTCCGGCGTGCTCGCCTACTATCCATGGGACAGCCAGTTCGCTCTGACCAGCAACGGACAGAGCGAGCAAATTCCAGGTTTGTACGTAGGTGGAAGCTACTTCGAGACCCTTGGAGTGTCGGCCATCGCAGGCCGAACTTTAACCGTGGCTGACGACCGACCCGGAGCGATGCCCGCGTGCATGATCAGCTACACACTCTGGCAGCGGGAGTACCGCCAGTCACGAGCTGCTCTCGGCCAAACGATCATTCTGAATGGACATGCCTTCGAGATCGTCGGCGTGGCTCCGCAATCGTTTTTCGGTCTGGAAGTCGGAAAGGATCCGGAAATCTTTGCTCCGCTGGAGATGCAGAGAGCGTTTCACGACTATGGAACCTGGTTCAACGGCAATGCGAAGCCGACTTTGGATCACTCAAATGCATTGGTCATTGTTGGCCGACTGAAGCCCGGCGTCTCCATCAATCAGGCCGACGCATGGTTGCGGGTTGCCGGTGTGGACATATACAAGTCCTTTTCTAAGTCTTGGAGCGGAACGCTGGATGCGCATCCCATGCCTGCGGGAATGTCGCGGAGCTACGTCAGCGATATCGTGCTCATGATGATGGTCATGGCCGGAGTCGCTCTATTTATTGCCTGCGCCAATCTGGGCAATCTGCTGTTAGCCCGCGCAACGCGGCGCGAAGGAGAGATGGCTACGCGCCTCGCGCTCGGCGCTACGCGGTGGCGAGTTGTCCGCCAGCTTCTGGTGGAGAGCCTTGTCTTGTCGATTGCCGGAACTTCAGGCGGCCTGCTTCTCTCGCATTGGGGCAGCCGCGCACTGCTTCCGGTGATTTCATCGGGCTATCTAACTGCGCTCGATCTGTCGTGGGATCTTAAACTCGCTCTATTTGCGGTCGGCGCGACGGTGGTATCTGCGCTTCTCTTCGGACTGGCTCCGGCGATTCGCGCGAGTAGAGTTCCGCTGTATTCAGCAATGCAGCAGGCTTCGGCGACTTCAAGCGGCAGGAACCGGCTCTCAAACCTCGTGCTGATTGCGGTACAAGTCGCGTTTTCGATTGCGCTGTTTGACAGCGCAGGTCTTCTCGTGCGAACGCTGCATGGGCTCATGGCGAAAGATCCTGGATACGAAGCCAACGGTGTGTTGGTTGCTAGAGTGGGCATGAAGAGCGCAAGCAACGACGCTCATCGTGAGGTAGTCGAGGGTAGTGAACTTCTGAATACGTTTCGCTCCGTGCCCGGCGTTATCTCTGCATCCCGGACGGCGAACTCTTCCGCGAGCACGCCCCCGGAAATCAAGATTCTTCAGCCCGGAGGATCAGAGCACCAAACTCGGGCCTATCGGTTTTTCGTTTCTCCTGATTTTTTTGCGACCAGACGTACTGCGATGCTGGCCGGAAGGGACTTCAGTGAGAACGACAACGACAGGTCAATTCCAGTTGCCATTCTCAGCGAGCAAGCGGCGAGCATGTGGTTTCACGGAACAAATCCAATCGGTTTGACTTTTCATGAAAACGACGACGGCGAGGATGGACGCGCGTACTCAGTGAAAGTTGTAGGCATCGCCAGAAGCATAGATTTCAATGGACCAAATTACGGTCCACTGCCTGTCTTCTACCGACCTGCTTCGCAATGCTCGGCCTGCGCTCCCATGGGTCGCTACGAGGTGCGATTCGCCGGGCCGTTGTCCGATCTGACGAAACGGTTGCAAGATTCGGCGACCAGCTTGGATCCGAATCTCGCGCTGGAGCTTCATCCTCTCAGCGATGAAACTCGAGCCATGGTGGAACAGAATCGTTCAGTCGCGTGGATGGCAACAGCATTCGGCATCTTTGCCGCACTGCTGGCGATGATCGGCGTCTACGGGGTGACGTCGTATGCGACGTCGCAGAGAACGCGCGAAATTGGTATTCGCATAACGCTTGGCGCGCAGCCGCATAACACGCTGCGAATGATCTTGGGGGAGAGCGCCATCGCGGTTGCAATCGGCATCGCTTTCGGAATTCCAGCGGCGCGAGCAGGCGCAGGAATGATTCGAAAATTGCTCTGGGGAGTCGCGCCTAACGACTTTCAGGTCTTTGCAGTAGCAATTGCGCTCATGTTGGCCGTGAGTTTTCTCGCTGCTCTCTTGCCAGCCCGGCACGCGACTCGCATAGATCCGATAATCTGTCTCAGATATGAGTGA
- a CDS encoding rhomboid family intramembrane serine protease, giving the protein MIPIRDDTPKFSTPFINYLLIALNTLVFLYEALVLGPHSREAFVYEFGVEPARVLSALGLANLNVSHASAVPLLTSMFLHASWLHLIGNMWVLWIFGDNIEDYLGHFSYLIFYVVSGLAASLAHIALNPNSTIPSVGASGAIAGVMGAYFLLYPSARVLTLVPLIIFFTFIWLPAWIVLGYWFVLQFLSGAATSIAYSNRTGGGGIAFWAHVGGFLAGLIMIKLMPQRVRPRSRFTY; this is encoded by the coding sequence ATGATACCGATTCGCGACGACACACCGAAGTTCTCGACGCCTTTCATCAACTACCTGCTCATCGCGCTGAATACGCTTGTATTCCTGTACGAGGCGCTGGTGCTAGGGCCGCACAGTCGCGAAGCATTTGTATACGAATTCGGTGTCGAGCCTGCCCGTGTGCTGTCTGCCCTAGGTTTGGCCAATCTCAATGTGTCACATGCGTCCGCGGTTCCATTGCTGACCTCGATGTTTCTTCACGCCTCATGGCTGCACCTGATCGGCAACATGTGGGTGCTTTGGATTTTTGGCGACAACATCGAAGACTATTTAGGACACTTCTCCTACTTGATTTTTTATGTAGTCAGCGGCCTGGCCGCATCACTCGCGCACATCGCGCTCAATCCGAATTCGACCATTCCCAGTGTGGGAGCCAGTGGCGCAATTGCGGGAGTCATGGGCGCATATTTTCTTCTCTACCCCTCCGCCCGCGTTCTGACCTTGGTTCCTCTGATCATTTTCTTCACATTCATCTGGCTGCCCGCTTGGATCGTCTTGGGATATTGGTTTGTGCTGCAATTTCTGAGTGGCGCGGCGACCTCGATCGCCTATTCCAATCGCACCGGGGGCGGAGGCATCGCATTCTGGGCTCACGTCGGCGGATTCCTTGCCGGACTGATCATGATCAAACTCATGCCTCAACGCGTGCGACCGCGTTCCAGATTCACGTATTAG
- the truB gene encoding tRNA pseudouridine(55) synthase TruB, giving the protein MIDAILVVNKPSGMTSHDVVARVRRLIGERSVGHLGTLDPLATGVLPLLIGRYTRLAQFFGSADKSYEGIIRLGFATDTHDADGEPVGPITQEVEVTLEELQHAARRFTGTIKQTPPHFSAKKIAGVPAYKLARKKQDVELTDVQVHIESFEISRLDSDRAFFAAKVSAGTYIRSLAHDLGQLLGVGAHVAELRRTASGEFALDQAITLDRLQAMKEDAVDEGIRVEDWIGKISVHPRQILRQLPSVTVNSETAGLIANGRAVNLADLSTAHQVKVFAGEKQLLAIASRVAGTLFQPKVVLGPGHAR; this is encoded by the coding sequence ATGATCGACGCCATTCTGGTAGTCAACAAGCCGAGCGGAATGACGTCGCACGACGTCGTGGCACGCGTACGTAGGTTGATAGGGGAGCGCTCGGTGGGGCACTTAGGCACGCTCGATCCGCTGGCCACCGGAGTCCTGCCGCTGCTTATCGGACGCTACACCCGGCTCGCGCAGTTCTTCGGAAGCGCCGATAAGAGCTATGAGGGCATAATCCGGCTCGGATTTGCTACGGATACCCACGACGCCGACGGCGAGCCAGTCGGGCCAATCACCCAGGAAGTTGAAGTAACACTCGAAGAACTGCAGCATGCTGCACGAAGATTTACCGGAACTATCAAGCAAACACCGCCGCACTTTTCAGCCAAGAAGATTGCAGGAGTTCCGGCGTACAAGTTGGCACGAAAGAAGCAGGATGTTGAGCTCACCGATGTGCAAGTGCACATCGAGAGCTTTGAAATCTCCCGGCTTGATTCCGACCGCGCGTTTTTTGCCGCCAAAGTAAGCGCCGGTACCTACATCCGTTCGCTGGCGCATGACTTAGGGCAGCTCCTGGGTGTCGGTGCCCACGTTGCCGAACTGAGGCGCACGGCGTCCGGTGAATTCGCGCTCGATCAGGCGATCACTCTCGATCGCCTGCAGGCGATGAAGGAAGATGCAGTCGACGAAGGAATTCGTGTCGAAGATTGGATTGGGAAGATTTCAGTCCACCCGCGCCAAATTCTGCGGCAACTGCCATCTGTCACCGTAAACAGCGAGACGGCAGGGCTGATCGCAAACGGTCGCGCTGTCAATCTGGCAGATCTTTCAACTGCGCATCAGGTAAAAGTCTTCGCCGGGGAGAAGCAGTTGCTTGCCATAGCCAGCCGAGTCGCGGGAACACTTTTCCAGCCGAAAGTAGTGCTGGGACCTGGCCATGCCCGCTGA
- a CDS encoding 6-carboxytetrahydropterin synthase codes for MVYLTRKAEFSASHFYHNPKLSPEENQRIFGKCNNPHGHGHNYTLEVTVAGDVDARSGFVMDLKQLKDIMNREVIDVLDHRHLNKEIPEFRDKIPTTENLAIAIWNRLAGKLNGTRLHRVRLYETDDLYVDVYGEK; via the coding sequence ATGGTTTATCTCACGCGAAAGGCTGAGTTTTCGGCTTCGCACTTTTATCACAATCCCAAGCTCTCCCCGGAAGAAAACCAGCGCATTTTCGGCAAGTGCAACAATCCGCACGGGCACGGACATAACTACACCCTGGAGGTCACGGTCGCTGGAGATGTGGATGCGCGCTCCGGATTCGTAATGGACTTGAAACAGCTGAAGGACATCATGAATCGCGAGGTGATCGACGTACTTGACCACCGGCACCTCAACAAAGAAATACCGGAGTTTCGCGACAAAATTCCCACAACGGAAAACCTCGCCATCGCCATTTGGAACCGGCTGGCAGGGAAGTTGAACGGCACCAGACTGCATCGAGTACGGCTGTATGAGACCGATGATCTGTATGTGGATGTGTACGGCGAGAAATGA
- a CDS encoding VOC family protein — MTKNHSILFKHLGWITLLLIFETFASGQEIARPPISGFSHVSFYTTQADAAKNFYVNLLGMSPARQSGSYLVGRQRVTVIPENPPNPPSLLANIGFATTDVEAMRKYLEAHHVQVPPAVQKDSNGTRWFEVNDPEGNHIRFEQVTGKRPKTRDPLSSQLIHVGFMVHDRSAEDAFYREILGFRPYWFGGRTDDRVDWVALQVPEGHEWIEYMLTDKDAQMTPERLGVLNHFSLGVTDMKETAKQLEARGWTSNSRSHMQMGRDGKWQLNVYDPDGTRVEFMEFTPTQTPCCSPFTAPHPSANN; from the coding sequence ATGACGAAGAACCATTCGATTCTCTTCAAGCATCTCGGCTGGATTACGCTGCTGCTGATTTTTGAAACGTTCGCCTCAGGGCAAGAGATCGCTCGACCTCCCATCAGTGGCTTTTCGCACGTGAGTTTCTACACGACCCAAGCGGACGCGGCCAAAAACTTCTATGTCAACTTACTCGGCATGTCACCCGCTCGTCAGTCCGGCAGCTACCTTGTCGGACGTCAGCGCGTAACCGTAATTCCTGAGAATCCTCCCAATCCTCCTTCCCTGCTGGCGAACATCGGATTTGCCACGACCGATGTCGAAGCTATGCGCAAATACCTGGAGGCTCATCACGTGCAGGTACCGCCTGCCGTGCAGAAGGATTCAAACGGCACGCGCTGGTTTGAAGTGAACGATCCTGAAGGCAACCACATTCGTTTTGAACAGGTGACCGGGAAAAGACCTAAAACGAGAGATCCTCTGTCATCCCAACTCATTCATGTTGGTTTCATGGTCCATGATCGATCTGCGGAGGACGCGTTCTATCGCGAAATTCTGGGATTTCGGCCGTATTGGTTCGGTGGACGAACAGATGACCGTGTCGATTGGGTTGCGTTGCAGGTACCTGAAGGGCATGAGTGGATCGAATACATGCTCACCGACAAAGACGCACAGATGACACCTGAACGGCTTGGAGTCCTCAATCATTTTTCACTCGGTGTTACCGACATGAAGGAAACGGCAAAACAACTCGAAGCTCGCGGCTGGACTTCAAATTCGAGAAGCCACATGCAGATGGGTCGAGACGGAAAATGGCAGCTCAACGTATATGATCCCGACGGCACTCGCGTCGAATTTATGGAGTTCACGCCGACTCAGACGCCGTGCTGCTCTCCCTTCACCGCGCCACATCCATCCGCAAACAACTGA
- a CDS encoding TlpA disulfide reductase family protein — translation MTSSSLLIRVAKLTFVAVFLAMTGCDRGMHPEWVGHSAPDFTVSDAQRTISLHDYKGKVVVLNFWASWCAPCIEEMPSLIQMQHELGNKVTVLAVATDHDPDAYRRFVRDHHVDLITVNDPAQKSSDIYGTWGWPETYIIDRKGIVRRKFIGPVEWTSPSIISYLEKLQTEQNRRQ, via the coding sequence GTGACCAGCAGTTCCCTTCTAATCAGAGTCGCCAAGCTGACTTTCGTTGCAGTTTTTCTTGCCATGACGGGATGCGACCGCGGCATGCATCCCGAATGGGTTGGCCACTCGGCACCGGATTTCACTGTGTCTGATGCCCAGCGCACGATCTCACTGCACGACTACAAAGGCAAAGTCGTGGTCCTGAACTTCTGGGCAAGTTGGTGCGCGCCATGCATTGAGGAAATGCCCTCGCTTATACAGATGCAGCATGAACTCGGAAATAAAGTCACAGTTCTTGCTGTTGCCACCGATCACGATCCAGATGCTTACCGCCGCTTCGTGCGTGATCATCACGTCGATCTGATCACGGTGAACGATCCCGCGCAGAAGAGCAGCGACATCTACGGAACATGGGGCTGGCCGGAGACATACATCATCGATCGCAAAGGCATCGTCCGTCGCAAATTCATCGGGCCGGTGGAGTGGACGAGCCCATCAATCATCTCGTACCTGGAGAAGCTGCAGACGGAACAGAACCGCCGGCAGTAG
- the folE gene encoding GTP cyclohydrolase I FolE produces MPKSTTNGTERAQAELEKAYLRVLENIGEDADRDGLKRTPERVAKAIQFLTRGYQEDPAKLLRGALFDVDYDEMVIVKDIEVFSLCEHHMLPFFGKVHVAYLPKGRVIGLSKIPRLVDVFARRLQVQERLTKQIADAIQDAIEPIGVGVVIEARHLCMMMRGVEKQHSATVTSSMVGAFREQQQTREEFLSLIRSGKPNGF; encoded by the coding sequence ATGCCAAAGAGCACAACCAACGGAACCGAGAGAGCGCAGGCAGAGCTGGAGAAGGCGTATTTGCGGGTACTAGAAAATATCGGCGAAGATGCCGATCGTGATGGCTTGAAGCGAACTCCCGAGCGCGTAGCCAAAGCCATTCAGTTCCTGACGCGCGGCTACCAGGAAGATCCTGCCAAGTTGTTGCGTGGCGCGCTGTTCGATGTCGATTACGACGAGATGGTCATCGTCAAAGACATCGAAGTCTTCAGTCTATGCGAACATCACATGCTGCCCTTCTTTGGGAAAGTGCATGTTGCGTATCTACCGAAAGGACGCGTGATCGGTCTGAGCAAGATTCCACGCTTGGTCGATGTCTTCGCACGCCGTCTGCAGGTTCAGGAACGGCTGACCAAGCAGATCGCCGATGCGATCCAGGACGCAATCGAGCCGATCGGCGTTGGAGTGGTGATCGAAGCTCGCCATCTCTGCATGATGATGCGCGGCGTCGAGAAGCAGCATTCTGCGACGGTGACTTCCTCAATGGTGGGAGCCTTCCGCGAACAGCAGCAGACGCGCGAGGAATTTCTGTCACTGATTCGCTCCGGCAAGCCGAATGGATTCTGA
- a CDS encoding GNAT family N-acetyltransferase, producing MTTPATVPAITIRETRPADLEEILRHRRMMFYDMGYQDIAALDLMVQRSRRNIARYLADGSYRGWFAVRADDRVVAGVGLIITELVSGPFSPEQTCRPYLLNVYTHPDFRNQGLARQLTVKAIEWCRMQGFKVVWLHASKYGKSLYESLGFEQTNEMKLML from the coding sequence GTGACCACTCCTGCCACAGTACCCGCGATTACGATTCGCGAGACGCGTCCCGCTGATCTCGAAGAGATCCTCCGGCATCGACGAATGATGTTCTACGACATGGGATATCAAGATATCGCGGCGCTCGATCTTATGGTGCAACGGTCGCGGCGAAACATCGCACGGTACCTCGCGGATGGCTCCTACCGAGGTTGGTTCGCGGTAAGAGCCGATGATCGCGTTGTTGCCGGAGTCGGTTTGATCATTACCGAGTTGGTATCAGGTCCTTTTAGCCCTGAGCAGACCTGTCGCCCATATTTGCTGAATGTCTATACTCATCCAGATTTTCGAAACCAAGGTCTGGCACGACAACTTACAGTGAAGGCCATCGAGTGGTGTCGCATGCAAGGCTTCAAAGTCGTCTGGCTGCACGCCAGTAAATATGGAAAGTCCTTATACGAATCTCTGGGCTTTGAACAGACGAACGAAATGAAGTTGATGTTGTGA
- a CDS encoding DUF4188 domain-containing protein gives MAAKVNRRTVDLSQYPDLVVIYLGMRVNVWYGLKRLIGLGPQISVSVAAKPDGLLHHEQIIYSLFPPHAGMRQYWRDLPSLLAWTRSDPHRRWWKDFLRDSGGTGFWHETYSMRGGMEAIYDDVPRRIGFAAFAPTIEAHGTVFSASRRIGRDDVPNPAVEEAELR, from the coding sequence GTGGCCGCCAAAGTGAACAGACGAACTGTTGATTTGTCCCAATATCCAGACCTGGTGGTGATCTATCTGGGCATGCGCGTAAACGTCTGGTATGGACTGAAGCGCCTGATTGGGCTTGGGCCGCAAATCAGCGTCTCAGTTGCCGCCAAACCCGATGGCCTGTTGCATCACGAGCAGATCATCTACTCGCTGTTCCCTCCTCATGCCGGCATGCGGCAATACTGGCGAGATTTGCCGTCACTGCTTGCGTGGACACGCAGCGATCCTCATCGCCGTTGGTGGAAAGATTTCCTGCGCGATAGCGGAGGCACCGGGTTTTGGCATGAAACCTACAGCATGCGTGGAGGAATGGAGGCTATCTATGACGACGTCCCACGGCGAATCGGATTCGCGGCGTTTGCTCCCACGATCGAGGCACATGGGACTGTGTTCAGCGCATCGAGGCGAATTGGACGGGACGACGTTCCTAATCCAGCAGTGGAAGAGGCTGAGCTGAGATAA
- a CDS encoding 6-carboxytetrahydropterin synthase yields the protein MKAHLTRRYKFSASHRLHSPELSDEQNRATYGKCNNPYGHGHNYKVEVTVSGEPDPDTGMICNLADLDSFAERELMPRFAFSNLNELDNFRNQVPTTENLSRELFHLFRDRFRLAKVEKVRIEETMMNSFEYAGGRELGAE from the coding sequence ATGAAAGCGCACCTGACAAGACGGTACAAGTTCTCGGCCTCGCATCGATTGCATTCGCCGGAACTCAGCGACGAGCAGAACCGCGCGACGTATGGCAAATGCAACAACCCGTATGGGCACGGGCACAACTACAAAGTGGAAGTCACGGTAAGCGGTGAACCTGATCCCGATACGGGAATGATCTGTAATTTGGCCGATCTCGACAGCTTCGCCGAACGCGAACTGATGCCGCGCTTCGCCTTCAGCAATCTGAATGAATTGGACAACTTTCGTAATCAGGTGCCAACAACTGAGAATCTTTCGCGCGAGCTGTTTCATCTCTTTCGTGACCGTTTCAGGTTGGCAAAAGTAGAGAAAGTCCGGATCGAAGAGACGATGATGAACTCGTTTGAATACGCCGGTGGAAGGGAATTAGGAGCGGAATAA